The proteins below are encoded in one region of Methanobrevibacter sp.:
- a CDS encoding tyrosine-type recombinase/integrase → MIEVDELTDYLDEYLEEKQEVKNLTEETIKKQTFNISKFIEYLENEGIDELNSSNVKKQLRHYRRYCLKKRGNKRTTVKTYMMNILEFINSEDVQEEINHETIKMKDIIEVKAEDPETAKKRIEKISLTWPQSNFFLDTIEQSGNKRDYAICRTFIDSGMRLKELVLLNKSDIQVPIDENGFYELPSDSNEFIDVYLRAETTKGELKDRTTFITFDTLVSLNDMMMDRITKLRKNTHDVYRPVIQRKKAAEEVTREELFTNIKGNRIGKRGVQDIIKKHARECDERIKSEGIDCPVNYSKNVSVHILRHTALSHYAEILTVAEVQSIAGHSNSQTTDKYIHIDREQMKQKLKANSFRFN, encoded by the coding sequence ATGATAGAAGTTGATGAGCTAACAGACTACCTAGATGAATACTTGGAAGAAAAGCAAGAGGTAAAAAACTTAACTGAAGAAACAATCAAAAAACAGACATTTAATATATCCAAATTCATTGAATATCTTGAAAACGAAGGAATAGACGAGCTTAACAGTAGCAATGTGAAAAAGCAATTAAGACATTATCGTAGGTACTGTCTAAAAAAACGTGGGAATAAAAGGACTACTGTCAAGACATATATGATGAACATTTTGGAATTCATAAACTCAGAAGATGTTCAGGAAGAAATCAACCATGAAACCATCAAAATGAAGGATATTATTGAAGTAAAAGCAGAAGATCCAGAAACTGCCAAAAAAAGAATAGAAAAAATATCCCTGACATGGCCACAATCCAATTTCTTTTTAGATACAATCGAACAGAGCGGAAACAAAAGAGATTACGCGATTTGCAGAACTTTCATTGATTCCGGGATGAGGCTTAAGGAACTTGTGCTTCTAAACAAGTCTGATATTCAGGTTCCAATTGATGAAAACGGTTTTTATGAACTTCCATCAGATTCAAATGAGTTCATTGATGTTTATCTGCGTGCAGAAACCACAAAAGGTGAGCTTAAAGACCGTACAACATTCATAACCTTCGATACATTGGTAAGCCTGAATGATATGATGATGGACAGGATCACAAAGCTTAGAAAAAACACTCACGATGTCTACAGGCCGGTCATTCAGAGAAAAAAGGCAGCTGAAGAGGTAACACGTGAAGAGCTCTTTACCAACATTAAAGGAAACCGTATAGGAAAGCGTGGTGTTCAGGATATCATTAAAAAACATGCACGTGAATGTGATGAGAGAATAAAAAGTGAGGGAATTGACTGTCCTGTAAATTACTCCAAAAATGTCAGTGTCCACATTCTAAGACACACTGCACTGTCCCATTATGCTGAAATATTAACAGTAGCCGAGGTACAGTCCATTGCAGGCCATTCCAACTCTCAAACAACAGACAAGTATATTCACATTGACCGTGAGCAAATGAAACAGAAATTGAAAGCCAACAGTTTCAGATTTAATTAA
- a CDS encoding SHOCT domain-containing protein, with protein sequence MGLFRRKKKEPEEYKVPEERIQNILENGVPVEVAIGTHGADEIVAGSMMGTTGKLIAMGNYGKLIYKPTILFMTEEGMRFQLTGEIFRYTDIYSLDAPYNVGMINAEFKLVTTSGEISLRATNPNYMAIRELFGRFVALCEQRMAEDEAAAEKQEEKDKAESDMDRLIRLGELHERGLLSDEEFTEAKKKLI encoded by the coding sequence ATGGGTTTATTTAGACGTAAAAAGAAAGAACCTGAAGAGTATAAAGTACCGGAAGAAAGAATACAAAACATACTAGAAAATGGTGTACCAGTTGAAGTAGCCATAGGTACTCATGGAGCTGATGAAATCGTAGCAGGTTCTATGATGGGAACCACAGGGAAACTAATAGCTATGGGTAATTATGGTAAACTAATTTATAAACCAACCATATTATTTATGACTGAAGAAGGTATGAGATTTCAGTTAACAGGGGAAATCTTTAGGTATACTGATATTTATAGTTTAGACGCACCATATAATGTGGGTATGATTAATGCGGAGTTTAAATTAGTTACTACTAGTGGTGAGATATCATTGAGGGCTACTAATCCTAATTATATGGCTATCCGTGAATTGTTTGGTAGGTTTGTTGCGTTATGTGAACAGCGTATGGCTGAAGATGAAGCCGCAGCTGAAAAACAAGAAGAGAAAGATAAAGCTGAATCAGATATGGATAGGTTAATTCGTTTAGGAGAATTACATGAACGGGGTTTGTTATCTGATGAGGAGTTTACTGAGGCTAAGAAGAAATTAATATAA
- a CDS encoding N-6 DNA methylase, with protein MAETKHQLENNIFDEKLMKTFIEKYQKTLKINNPETEPIIVWSDKLDKEELTKERENYFIFAEVILKDLLGYDLKEDIKFEQSPTDNSRPVEFTLQQNKKDYAVMELKGTDTKDLNKRYNRQESPIDQATVYASAKEETKWAIVSNYDEFRLFNPSSTNKYISFKFRDNLDEEILKKFLLVFSKPSLIELNLPTQLLENTQIIERKFEDSFYKLFSETRAMLIKELEYSNDISHNDAIHYAQLILNRYIFICFAEDEYLLPSAISFNTIALLIENHDLYDYELWNELTKLFRFVDGGNPNKKIPEFNGGLFKESLRFLKIRDYVPDHETFFQSCLTNWKFKEEFTDVEELFKLEENINPIFKNLLIISSFDFTSELNVNILGHIFENSIGDIEELKNDNSELRKRDGVFYTPEFITDYICRNTILPYLSKTGHSTNIYQLINEYMDDIDVLDEKIRNIRILDISCGSGAFLNKATEILLKIHRDINDIKFLESETNLDKWSDEEVRRRILIDNIYGVDVNEESVEISKLAMFLNVAKRNVKLPDLDKNIKCGNSLVSDETVAPGTAFNWETEFPEVFAEGGFDIIIGNPPYVNAKLHSETKPLEREYINNCGLYECLYKKWDLYIPFIEHSLNLLKENGYFSMIIPYPFVDQEYGKKLREKIYNNYSIEQLVDLTDEKIFKDAAVKNLIPVISKSSINENIPIFKIKNSKIYYSHNKRHKDLLLNKQSYIYDLEDKVKIDADLSNLKTLGEYCYISVGMVLNAHEKKAKGEFVKEDLISDTFSEIHVKDYTEGKYIDKYRINTIKYLEWDTERVPDKIRRPTFNELYTNEKILINKLGKIKAIYGEPDLYCDQTLRICTLWKDLNGVKNRSISSTITKYEMGTREELEANSEEVSLKYLLAIINSKMGLYLLNQIRGVKNKDINPDSLRLIPIPSVDKETQNEIIILVDEIIEYNKEYANELNSFAKWLKRKFDIVLDDVDFTKYDFEDFLNIIITQNNKLDNRKYHDILENEFNNSLKDCILLNNRISSLENEINDLIFKLYGLSDTDIQIVLNE; from the coding sequence ATGGCTGAAACTAAGCATCAACTGGAAAATAATATCTTCGATGAAAAACTAATGAAAACTTTCATCGAAAAATACCAAAAAACGTTAAAGATAAACAATCCCGAAACGGAACCCATAATCGTTTGGTCGGACAAACTGGACAAAGAAGAATTAACAAAAGAACGAGAAAACTATTTCATATTCGCCGAAGTAATCCTAAAAGATTTACTAGGATATGACTTAAAAGAAGATATAAAATTTGAACAATCTCCAACAGATAACTCTCGTCCAGTAGAATTCACATTACAACAAAACAAAAAAGATTATGCTGTAATGGAATTGAAAGGAACTGATACGAAAGACTTAAACAAAAGATATAATCGGCAAGAAAGTCCAATAGACCAAGCAACAGTATATGCAAGTGCAAAAGAAGAAACCAAATGGGCAATAGTAAGTAACTACGATGAATTTAGATTATTCAATCCCAGTTCAACAAACAAATATATTTCATTTAAATTTAGAGATAACCTCGACGAAGAAATACTAAAAAAATTCTTATTAGTATTCAGTAAACCATCATTAATAGAACTAAATCTCCCCACACAACTTCTAGAAAATACTCAGATAATAGAACGGAAATTTGAAGATAGTTTTTATAAGCTATTTAGTGAAACAAGGGCAATGCTCATAAAAGAATTAGAATACAGTAATGACATATCCCACAATGACGCAATACATTACGCCCAATTAATATTAAACCGATACATCTTTATCTGTTTTGCTGAAGATGAATACTTGCTCCCATCTGCAATATCATTCAATACAATAGCTTTACTAATTGAAAATCATGATTTATACGATTATGAATTATGGAATGAATTAACTAAATTATTCAGATTTGTTGATGGAGGCAATCCAAATAAAAAGATTCCTGAATTTAATGGAGGATTATTTAAAGAAAGTTTAAGATTCCTTAAAATCCGAGATTATGTTCCGGACCATGAAACCTTTTTCCAATCCTGTTTAACCAACTGGAAATTTAAAGAAGAATTCACAGATGTAGAGGAATTATTTAAACTAGAAGAAAATATTAATCCCATATTTAAAAACTTACTAATCATATCCTCCTTTGATTTCACTTCAGAATTAAACGTTAATATATTAGGACATATATTTGAAAATAGTATTGGTGATATTGAAGAATTAAAAAATGATAACTCTGAACTAAGAAAAAGGGATGGTGTTTTTTATACTCCTGAATTCATAACAGATTACATATGCCGAAACACCATCCTCCCCTATCTAAGTAAAACAGGACATTCAACAAATATATATCAACTAATAAATGAATATATGGATGACATTGATGTATTGGATGAAAAAATTAGAAATATTAGAATATTAGACATTTCATGTGGCAGCGGAGCATTCTTAAATAAAGCCACCGAAATACTTCTAAAGATACACAGGGATATTAATGATATTAAATTTTTAGAAAGTGAAACTAACCTGGATAAATGGTCTGATGAAGAAGTCCGTAGAAGAATTTTAATAGATAATATTTACGGGGTAGATGTTAACGAGGAAAGTGTTGAAATATCTAAACTAGCAATGTTCCTAAATGTAGCTAAAAGAAATGTTAAGTTACCTGATTTAGATAAGAATATTAAATGTGGTAACAGTTTAGTCAGTGATGAAACTGTCGCTCCAGGCACTGCTTTTAATTGGGAAACAGAATTTCCAGAAGTATTCGCAGAAGGTGGATTCGATATTATTATAGGAAATCCACCATATGTAAATGCCAAATTACATAGCGAAACCAAACCATTAGAAAGAGAATATATTAACAATTGTGGATTATACGAATGCTTATATAAAAAATGGGATTTATACATACCATTCATAGAACATAGCCTAAATCTTCTTAAAGAAAATGGTTACTTTAGTATGATAATACCATATCCATTTGTAGACCAAGAATATGGAAAAAAATTAAGAGAAAAAATTTACAATAATTATTCCATAGAACAATTAGTGGATCTAACAGATGAAAAAATATTTAAAGATGCAGCAGTTAAAAACCTAATACCTGTAATATCAAAATCGTCTATAAACGAAAATATTCCAATTTTTAAAATAAAAAATTCAAAGATATACTACTCCCATAATAAGCGACATAAAGATTTATTATTAAACAAGCAATCTTACATTTATGATTTGGAAGATAAAGTTAAAATTGACGCTGATTTATCAAATCTAAAAACATTAGGAGAATACTGTTATATAAGTGTAGGTATGGTTTTAAATGCTCATGAGAAAAAAGCTAAAGGAGAATTTGTTAAAGAAGATTTAATATCAGATACATTCTCGGAGATACATGTTAAAGATTACACTGAAGGAAAATATATTGATAAATATCGTATTAACACAATCAAATATCTTGAATGGGATACTGAAAGAGTACCTGATAAAATAAGACGACCAACATTCAATGAGTTATATACTAATGAAAAAATATTAATTAACAAATTAGGAAAGATTAAAGCTATCTATGGGGAACCTGATTTATATTGTGACCAAACCTTAAGAATTTGCACCCTCTGGAAAGATTTAAACGGCGTCAAAAATAGAAGCATTTCATCAACAATTACTAAATATGAAATGGGTACTCGTGAGGAGTTGGAAGCTAATTCAGAGGAGGTTTCATTAAAATATTTGTTAGCTATAATTAATTCAAAGATGGGATTATACTTATTGAATCAAATACGTGGAGTTAAAAATAAAGACATTAATCCTGATTCCTTAAGATTAATACCAATACCTTCAGTTGATAAAGAAACACAAAATGAAATTATAATTCTTGTCGATGAAATAATAGAATATAATAAAGAGTATGCAAATGAATTAAACTCATTTGCCAAATGGTTAAAAAGAAAATTTGATATTGTACTAGATGATGTTGATTTCACTAAATATGATTTTGAAGATTTTTTAAACATCATCATCACCCAAAATAATAAATTAGATAATCGCAAATATCATGACATATTAGAAAATGAATTTAATAATAGTTTAAAAGATTGTATTTTATTGAATAACAGAATATCCTCTCTAGAAAATGAAATTAATGATCTCATTTTTAAATTATACGGCTTAAGTGATACTGATATTCAAATAGTGTTAAATGAATAA